From uncultured Flavobacterium sp., one genomic window encodes:
- a CDS encoding DUF6427 family protein, giving the protein MITSVFKKSTPLNYSLVVILILVFFFLFQIQEPSWINYYFLGFQKVSLLCFILASFFMINFIVKKNGLSKDNGYAIFFYLLFILFFPTIFNNPNVIYANFFILLALRRLISLQSLKASKEKIFDASFWIFVASLFQFWCVLFIILVFISIVFHVSRDYRNWVLPFIALLAVSIVFLMVSLIFHIDIVEFFEKRALIDFSIDYFKNNYENGALSIYAAVALFFIVSMLMTLSNRPQIVHTSYKKVVACFFIAVAVYIISPNKSNDLLLFSIAPITIMAASHVEYMQQKLNNEIVFYILICCSLFTYFSQL; this is encoded by the coding sequence ATGATAACAAGTGTTTTTAAAAAATCTACGCCATTAAATTATTCATTGGTCGTAATTTTAATACTGGTTTTCTTTTTTCTGTTTCAAATCCAAGAACCTTCCTGGATTAATTATTACTTTTTGGGATTTCAAAAAGTGAGTTTATTATGTTTTATATTGGCTTCTTTTTTTATGATTAATTTCATCGTAAAAAAGAATGGGCTCAGTAAAGACAACGGTTACGCGATATTTTTTTACTTATTGTTTATATTGTTTTTCCCCACAATATTTAATAACCCGAATGTTATATATGCCAATTTTTTTATTTTATTAGCACTGCGAAGATTGATTTCTTTACAATCTTTAAAAGCTTCTAAAGAAAAAATATTCGATGCTTCTTTTTGGATTTTTGTAGCTTCTTTATTTCAATTTTGGTGCGTGCTTTTTATTATTTTGGTATTTATATCAATTGTTTTTCACGTTTCAAGAGACTATAGAAACTGGGTTTTGCCTTTTATAGCACTTTTAGCTGTTTCGATTGTTTTTTTAATGGTTTCACTAATCTTTCATATCGATATAGTTGAATTTTTCGAAAAAAGAGCTTTGATTGATTTTAGCATTGATTATTTTAAGAATAATTACGAAAACGGAGCACTTTCAATCTATGCCGCAGTAGCGTTATTTTTTATAGTTTCAATGTTAATGACATTATCAAATCGACCACAAATAGTTCATACTTCCTATAAAAAAGTGGTTGCATGTTTTTTTATTGCGGTCGCTGTTTATATCATTTCACCTAATAAAAGTAATGATTTACTATTGTTTAGTATTGCGCCAATAACAATTATGGCGGCAAGTCATGTAGAATATATGCAGCAAAAACTCAATAACGAAATTGTTTTTTATATATTGATTTGCTGCAGTTTATTTACTTATTTCTCTCAATTATAG
- a CDS encoding uracil phosphoribosyltransferase, whose translation MTAFFEGIQYLFVNILFAPLDFLRHLEPISWFGANTINWIFMTICACAIGYWIKQLRIFDDAGTENQDTTAHSFLK comes from the coding sequence ATGACAGCTTTTTTTGAAGGAATACAATACTTATTCGTTAACATTTTATTTGCTCCGCTTGACTTTTTACGTCATTTAGAACCTATTTCTTGGTTTGGTGCAAACACAATTAACTGGATTTTTATGACCATCTGTGCATGCGCAATTGGTTATTGGATTAAACAATTACGCATATTTGATGATGCTGGAACAGAAAACCAAGATACTACAGCTCACTCTTTCTTAAAGTAA